CCGAACCCCTCGAAAGGCCCTCCCGGCAGGCTCCGTTTCACGCCTTCACGGAACGAAGTTCCCTGATCAGAGCCCTGACGCTCAGGGTGGCGGCAGATTCCGGTGTGGTGACGTACCCCACCTGCCTCACAGGCCTCCCAGGGCCCAAACCGGTGATGCCGACGGCGTCGGTCGCCTCCCGGAGCGACAGTTCGGGCATGATCGCCATCCCGAGCCCGCGGCCGACCATCGTCAGCACCATCGCGTCGTCCTCCGCCTTGACGGTCGCCCGGGGGATCCAGTCCTGCGCCCGCCACCAGGCGCGGGTGTACGAGCCGCAGTTCTCGTCCCAGTCCAGCAGCGGCAGCGCCTTCGGATCCGGGTGCCCGGCCGGGTGGACCAGGGCGTACGCCTCCTCCACGAGCACTCCGGTGAGCAGGCCGGGCTCCACGTCCTGCGAGCCGCCCAGGGTGGCGATGCCGAGGTCGGCTCGCCCGGCGGCGACCTCCCCGGCCGCGCCGGCGCCGA
This genomic window from Streptomyces sp. NBC_01351 contains:
- a CDS encoding LysR family transcriptional regulator, which produces MPQELRVLVAVAETGGFSAAAARLGLTQSAVSHSVRGSEAKLGAVLFERGRTGASPTPAGERAVGHARRILRLYEVMGVEARAAARGSGSGRDELAGVLRIAAFRSAALHLLPPALERLTARHPGIRPEVRVVRELGAGAAGEVAAGRADLGIATLGGSQDVEPGLLTGVLVEEAYALVHPAGHPDPKALPLLDWDENCGSYTRAWWRAQDWIPRATVKAEDDAMVLTMVGRGLGMAIMPELSLREATDAVGITGLGPGRPVRQVGYVTTPESAATLSVRALIRELRSVKA